One stretch of Prunus persica cultivar Lovell chromosome G1, Prunus_persica_NCBIv2, whole genome shotgun sequence DNA includes these proteins:
- the LOC18790921 gene encoding (R)-mandelonitrile lyase 1: MEKSRIGVVLFLLYLSVFYPQSKVQSFATPSDHDLSYMKFVYNSTDLPLEEVYDYIVVGGGTAGCPLAATLSAKYSVLLLEKGSVPSAYPSVLHQDEILTTLMLEDDGKTPAERFTSEDGVANVRGRVLGGSSMLNFGFYTRADKDFYGNSGIEWDMDLVRKAYQWVENTIITPPNVSRWQSVVKEGLLEAGVRPDNGYNLNHILGTKVSGTLFDNQGWRHGAVELLNLGNPKNLRVAVHATVERIIFSSNAPSLSARGIVYSDSKGRSHKAFIRGKGEVILSAGAIGSTQLLLLSGVGPESYLSSIKIPVVHPEPYVGQFMSDNPRNYITILPPFQLESSSVQIVGITRDYFIETFSGLPFSTPPFSIFPDPSFSAKINSTYGQIFYKDPGPLSYGSLRLQSSYDVKVGPNVRFNYFSNPLDLARCVSATRKIGDLLSTNSLKPFKVQDLPGTDGFNFFGPPLPKNLTDTASVETFCRETVATFWHYHGGCLVGKVVDGDLRVKGINALRVVDGSTFKFSPGTNPQATVMMLGRYTGVKMLKER, from the exons ATGGAGAAGTCAAGAATTGGTGTTGTACTATTTCTTTTGTACCTGTCTGTCTTCTATCCTCAATCTAAGGTTCAATCATTCGCCACTCCATCTGATCATG ATTTAAGCTACATGAAATTTGTCTATAATTCCACTGATCTGCCATTAGAAGAAGTGTACGACTACATTGTAGTTGGAGGGGGTACAGCAGGCTGCCCATTAGCAGCAACTTTATCAGCGAAGTACTCGGTGCTCCTGCTAGAAAAGGGCAGTGTTCCAAGTGCATATCCAAGTGTTTTGCATCAAGATGAGATTCTTACAACTCTCATGCTAGAAGACGATGGAAAGACGCCAGCTGAAAGGTTCACATCCGAAGATGGTGTGGCCAATGTAAGAGGCAGGGTTCTTGGTGGGTCAAGCATGCTCAACTTTGGTTTCTACACTAGAGCCGATAAAGATTTTTATGGAAACTCAGGAATTGAATGGGACATGGATTTGGTTAGAAAGGCCTATCAATGGGTTGAAAATACTATCATAACCCCCCCGAATGTGTCACGTTGGCAATCTGTTGTGAAGGAAGGTTTGTTAGAGGCTGGTGTTCGTCCAGACAACGGATATAATTTAAATCACATTCTAGGAACTAAGGTCTCGGGTACTCTTTTCGACAATCAGGGATGGAGACATGGAGCTGTGGAATTGCTTAATCTAGGAAACCCGAAGAACTTGCGAGTTGCAGTTCATGCCACAGTAGAGAGAATCATATTCTCTTCCAACGCACCAA GTTTGTCTGCTAGAGGAATCGTGTATAGTGATTCTAAAGGGAGGTCACATAAGGCCTTCATACGTGGTAAGGGAGAGGTTATATTGAGTGCCGGGGCAATTGGAAGCACTCAACTCCTGCTACTTAGTGGTGTTGGCCCAGAGTCCTACCTTTCATCGATCAAAATCCCAGTTGTTCACCCCGAGCCTTACGTTGGACAGTTTATGAGTGATAATCCTCGTAATTACATCACAATATTGCCTCCATTTCAACTGGAATCCTCTAGTGTACAGATCGTTGGCATCACAAGAGATTACTTCATAGAGACTTTCTCGGGGTTGCCATTTTCTACTCCACCCTTTAGTATTTTTCCTGATCCTTCTTTCTCCGCAAAGATAAATTCAACTTACGGACAAATTTTCTACAAAGATCCAGGACCCTTGTCCTATGGTTCGCTTAGGCTGCAGTCGTCCTATGATGTCAAAGTTGGTCCAAATGTACGCTTCAACTACTTTTCAAATCCGCTGGATCTTGCTCGTTGTGTTAGTGCCACAAGGAAGATTGGTGATTTATTAAGCACAAATTCATTGAAGCCATTTAAGGTTCAAGATTTGCCTGGTACAGATGGTTTCAACTTTTTCGGACCACCATTACCAAAGAACCTTACAGATACCGCATCCGTGGAAACATTTTGTCGAGAGACAGTAGCCACATTTTGGCACTACCATGGGGGATGCCTTGTGGGAAAGGTGGTTGATGGGGATTTACGAGTCAAGGGGATCAATGCCTTACGTGTTGTTGATGGATCCACATTCAAGTTCTCACCAGGGACCAATCCTCAGGCCACTGTTATGATGTTAGGAAG GTATACTGGCGTTAAGATGCTGAAAGAAAGATAA